DNA sequence from the Mus caroli chromosome X, CAROLI_EIJ_v1.1, whole genome shotgun sequence genome:
CTACCAGAGCTTTATTCCTTCCCATGTTTTCTTCTTACACATTAGTATCTCTCAATTTGAAGCTTGTCTTGTAGGGCAGATGCAGTGGGCATATATTAGTTTAGCCACTGTCTGAGACCATCTTTATCTCTCCACTTCTAAAAGATAGCTTTGTTGACTATTGTtcggaatttttttttctctagtgttGTGAAAACCTGATTTACTTCTAATTGCTTGTAAGGTCTCTGCTAAGAGTTTTGTTGCCAGGTAAATAAAGACATATTCATAGCAACTGGGAAGATTAAAAATGCACTGCAAGCCTGATACCTGCACCAGGACCCCTAGAACCTATGGCCGCAGCAATACAGATGTCTCTCTacaacttgggaagcagagacaggacgATCTGCAGAAATGCTCAGGCTACCTATTCTCTGAAACAAGAGGGAAAGATAAGGAGCAACCCTGAAAAGTTTCCTTTGACTGCTACACAAGTATCAAAAGCACGAGGCTCCCTCTTGCATCCAAAAGGACGCTTCTATGAGTTTATTAAAGCCCACATTTGAGATGTTTCCCATGAGAGTATTTCCAGAGACAATTACTATGCCAAACAACTAAGAGGAGGGCCAACTTTAAATATGGCACCATCAACAATGTAAAGAGCTTGGGTCGAACAAACGCTAGAGGAGGAGGTATGCCTGAGTGAGcactctgtctgcttcctgtccactACAAAGTGAATAGCTTTGTTCCACCACCTGAAGCCCATCATCTGCCTTACCCAGGGTCCAAAAGCAATGGAAGCAGCCAACCAtggaataaaaactaaattgGGAGgatcaataaatctttatttaaacagTTTATCTCAGGTATTTGTTGTTATGGAAACAAAAGGGTTGGCTTAATACACTTCTCCCTTCTTGGTAGTTTCAGTTTTTGTGGTTGCAGTTATCAGCAGTCAACAAAGTCCAAAAATATTAGACGGAAAATCCTGAAAATAAGTGACTCATATATTTAAACTATATTCTCGTCTGGATACTGTGATGAGATCTCATGACGTTCTACTGAGTAGAATCCATGCCATTCTGCCCACATCACACAAGGGATATGAATTAATCCTTTGTCCAGGATATCCACATTATTATATATACTACCCACCAGCTATTCACTTAGTAGCCATCTCAGCTACCCGCTAGTTACACTACTCATGCTTAAGTAAGCTTTACCTTATATAATAATGGCTCCAAAGTACAGTCCATAAACTATGGAGGCATATATTAATGTTGGTAGTAAATGGCAATGGTTCAggatatacagaagaaaaacaaagtcaaaatgcAGTAGATAAGGGGTTGGTACTATCCAGTGACTgttttactaaaataaatattatacacAAAGGGTATTAGTTCTTGGGGCAACAAACATAGCTCCTAGTCTTTTAATGGCAAAACTGAGAAAAGTTCTAATTTGTAGCATAGGCTGGCTTGTAACTCACCACATAGTTCAAGCTTCCTGCTGTCTGGTCCTGAGTCCACACACTACTTCCCTGGATCAGagttctaaattttaaattttaggcaGTAGTGGCGATTGAACCTAGGAGCTCATGCACGTTCAACAAGTATATTATTCCTGAGTTACCTTCAGCTGTAGGGattggtagtttgaatgagattaGCCGCCATACCTCCTATGTTTGAATACTTTCTCCCTAGCTGATGAACCTATTTGGAAAGGATTATGAGGCATGGCTTTATTGGAGGATGTACTTCAatgggaggtgggctttgaggtttcaaaaagacTCACCCCATCCAAAGTGtgcctctttgcttcctgttcaGGAAGTAGGATGTGAgatctcagctacttcttcagtgccaaacctgcctgcctgctgtcacgAGCCCTGCCATAATGGCAAGGGATTCGTATCTTTCTAGAGCTGGGAGCCAAAACAGTGCCTTCTCCAGGTAACCTGGCTTATGGTGTTtaccacaacaatagaaaagtaactaataaagaGATTGTAATTTAGTGGCTTGGACTCACCTATGAGAAGCAAACGAGAAATACAGTAGCTTTGGGTTTTCAGCAGCAATTAGAGACCACACAATACTTGCACTAGTTAATGAAATGATTCTCTTTCCAAATCTCTATTTCatcaaaaattacttttattgtaAAAAATTCACACATTAAAATCCATTCTTTTGGTGCATAATTTTCTGAGTtttaacaaacacatacacattgtaACTATAAATAACAGAGAAAGTTcctattattaaaaagaaatccNTTGTGCCAATACTTGGTGTCTACTGCTTTTTCTGCCTTATTGCTTCANCCTTTCcagaaaacaacacaaatgaAATATAACAGTAAGCAGCCNTTTGAGTCTGGCTTCTTCTACTTAGCAAAATACATTTAAGATTTATCCAAGTTGTTGCATATATGGTTCCTTagttttttattgctgagtagaATTTTGTTGTCGGGATACACCAGTTTCTGTATCTCTGCACCAGTTGAAAGGTATCCTCTGTtagattttctccatttttaagtGGTCTGCAGGCCTAGCAAGGAGGAGGAAAGGTCTCCCACCTGAGAGGAAGCAGTCCCTTCTGGGAAACCTGGCTGAGAAGTGTATCCCAGGGTAACATGTGCAAGAGGCTGTAACCAGGATGGCTCCTTCACTTCCCATGCCTTAAACTCTATGAAAAACTCAAGTGTTAATCGTGTGAGCAATATAGCAAATGAATANAAGTTTGTCCTGAGTAAAGTCAGAAACCCTCAGAGTAGGGCTGACTAATATTTTGGAAGCCAAGTGTTTGTAAGAATATTTNAAAAttactttaattaaaaagtagTGAAAAAGGTAAAAATCACTCCAAATCATACCACCTAAAAATGTTTCCNAGgtggaggtgttttgtttttagcttgtGCAGAGTCACTTGCAGAGGGTTTACAGCCTGTTATATACATTTCCTATTTTATTCctatatttgttttgaaattatcTCTACAAACTATACACATGAACTATGTGCTTAAAAATGTGTTACATAcatcttatacatacatacatacatacatacatacatacatacatacatacatgtattttagCTTATAACTTAATATAAAATCTTGGATATTAGTAGAGGTCACAATATATTCATAGATCTAGTCTACTGTTTTAATGGCTTCATAACACCCAACTAAATGGATGTGCCATCAGTNNNNNNNNNNNNNNNNNNNNNNNNNNNNNNNNNNNNNNNNNNNNNNNNNNNNNNNNNNNNNNNNNNNNNNNNNNNNNNNNNNNNNNNNNNNNNNNNNNNNNNNNNACAACCACTAATGTAATTTATGAACACTCTAGTTTTTCTTGCCTACCATTTATTACTACATATATATGCACTTTTTAAACCAACTCTGTACTTGACATATACATGGAATTGTACAATTTGTCCTCATCAGTGACCGGCTTCTTTCCCTGAACATACTCTCGGGGTTCTCCCATGTGGTAGCATATCTCAGAAGTATtccttattttcttaataaacagCTTGTGAAGAAACCGGNTTActgttttattaaacatttagTAGAATTCTAGAANTCAAATCAAAAGCAACTTANGTATGGGTATTGTTGTGGCTTATCTGTCTTGTTACTTATTTAACCTATTTGTTATTAGGTCGATTCTGGCTTCCTATATTTGGTTCTTGGTACTTTATCTTNTTAGGGATTTGTTCATGTTTAGTAGGTTAATTTACTGACACATGAGTATAATAGTACTCCCTCACCCACCTTCTATTTTTCAAAGGTCAGTAGCAACATTCCCTCCTTTATTTCTCAAACTAATGATTACATTCTACCTCTTCCTGCTATATGTAGCAAAAGGTTTGCCAGTTTCTCGCTTGGATACCTTGCATTTTCTCTATTGTACTCCATTCTCAGGCATTTTGCATGTTTCCCCCTTTTTGTTGGTTCCTGGTGTAGTTTGCTATTATTTTCCTATGGCTTAAGATATGAAGTAAATTACTGTTACACGATCTTTCTTCTCATTGAATAGGCTTATCTCTAAGCATGTCCCATATAGACAAAGGTAGCTGGGAACCATCAGTGTGGATggtaaggatcaaactcagggcctctacaagagcagtaagtactcttaggcactgagccatctctcctgcttcttTATTGACCTACTTGGTCTTTAAGGTATCACTAATTTTCACTTATTTGTGAGTTTCCCGATTTATTGGTACTGATGTATAACCTCCTTCCATGTGGAAGAGAACATGTTTGACAAGACTTTAGTCCATTTGTATTtattaaggcctgttttgtggttCAGTTCATGATCTAGCCTAAAGATGTTTCATATACATgggataaaaatatatattctagtNNNNNNNNNNNNNNNNNNNNNNNNNNNNNNNNNNNNNNNNNNNNNNNNNNNNNNNNNNNNNNNNNNNNNNNNNNNNNNNNNNNNNNNNNNNNNNNNNNNNNNNNNNNNNNNNNNNNNNNNNNNNNNNNNNNNNNNNNNNNNNNNNNNNNNNNNNNNNNNNNNNNNNNNNNNNNNNNNNNNNNNNNNNNNNNNNNNNNNNNNNNNNNNNNNNNNNNNNNNNNNNNNNNNNNNNNNNNNNNNNNNNNNNNNNNNNNNNNNNNNNNNNNNNNNNNNNNNNNNNNNNNNNNNNNNNNNNNNNNNNNNNNNNNNNNNNNNNNNNNNNNNNNNNNNNNNNNNNNNNNNNNNNNNNNNNNNNNNNNNNNNNNNNNNNNNNNNNNNNNNNNNNNNNNNNNNNNNNNNNNNNNNNNNNNNNNNNNNNNNNNNNNNNNNNNNNNNNNNNNNNNNNNNNNNNNNNNNNNNNNNNNNNNNNNNNNNNNNNNNNNNNNNNNNNNNNNNNNNNNNNNNNNNNNNNNNNNNNNNNNNNNNNNNNNNNNNNNNNNNNNNNNNNNNNNNNNNNNNNNNNNNNNNNNNNNNNNNNNNNNNNNNNNNNNNNNNNNNNNNNNNNNNNNNNNNNNNNNNNNNNNNNNNNNNNNNNNNNNNNNNNNNNNNNNNNNNNNNNNNNNNNNNNNNNNNNNNNNNNNNNNNNNNNNNNNNNNNNNNNNNNNNNNNNNNNNNNNNNNNNNNNNNNNNNNNNNNNNNNNNNNNNNNNNNNNNNNNNNNNNNNNNNNNNNNNNNNNNNNNNNNNNNNNNNNNNNNNNNNNNNNNNNNNNNNNNNNNNNNNtctttcttcttctttcttcttcttcttcttcttcttcttcttcttcttcttcttcttcttcttcttcttcttcttcttcttcttcttcttcttcaacaaCTATAAAGGAATCACTAGGAGAGTTGAGGCAGGCTGCCTTTCCTCTAAAGAACTTTCTTTCCTTGTCCCTTTAATATAGATTCTAATTCATTTGTCTTGAAAGTTCATATATTAGACAGATACTCCATGAAGAATGTATATTGTTTTGAATGCAATAGTACCATAGATTACCAATATTTTGGTTTAAAAGAtgtcataataataaatatggtTTTGAGGACTCTGAAAACTTAGTGTGAAAGCAATcattaaataagttaataaactTATGAATCTACCTACTGAAACTGTTGAAGGTTCTGACAAAACACAGTTTGAGTTCAGTAAGNAAATATTTTAACACTGGGTTAGTTTTAAAACTTCGTATACAGGAAACAGTCCTAGAAAAAGTCTTATCTCTAGGACTAAACACTGAAGACtacaaaattattaaagaatttttNGAATCTTTAGGAACAGTCCTATGTAATATATCCTGAGAATTAAAGGTTTTCACATGGTCTTAACACTCANGGTATTTTCTGCCATATATAGTGTTCCATTATTATCTTTAACACCCAGGATATTGTCAATTTTATACAATCTTTTTCAATACTATACAGtatttaattatagaaaatactTTTTAGGGTNgagaaatgactcagaggttaagagcactgactgctcttccggaggtcctgagttcaattcccaacaatcacatggtggttcacaaccatctatactgggatccaatgccatcttctggtgtgtctgaagacacctacagtgtactcatatacataaaataaataaatatatcttaaaaaaagagaaaatactttttaTCAATTCTCTCCAAATGCTGAGAGTCATtgtcctaatttctttcttatatttcctCTTCAATTATCAACAAATTTTTATGAATTTACATATTCTTGAtctaagaaatgagaaaaggaaaatcatctgaatatgcatttacatacatacatacatacatacatatatccaaatatatgtgtgtagatatgAATTTCTAACTACCATTGATTTCTGTTCTGCCATCTGTAGCAGATGTTATAAGGGAAGCATGCTGAACAGCTGACTGTAGCTTTTTGCTCTTTGCAAACTCTATCACCAATATTTTCCCATAGAGTTTATATCCATTAATTTGGTGCAGTGCTTGCCATGCTATGTCTTTATTGGGAAAGGTGATGAAAGCTTGTCCCCTCATGCGTCCATTCATCATTCGGAACTGAATGGGTGGTCCTTTTATCTCCTGGAATCGAGCGAATAATGAGGTAAGGTCTCTTTCTTTCACCCGAGGACTAAGGTTCTTCAGATATAGCACCTTGTTTGGTTCCCCTGGATTATATGAAGAAAACATAGGAATGTTTCGGATCTCCTCCTCTGACAAACGATTTCTCTGGATCTCATCTTCTGGGATAGATTCTATTGGTTGCTTCAGCGTCTTAGGCCCAGTCCAATATTGCTCAGTTGGAAAATCAATAACCTTTGCCACATGGAGACTGGGGCCTTTACCCTGTGCTGCCTGTTTTCCCTTGTCCTGGAGGAGTGATGGGTTCTCAGCTGTGCCACTCCCACTCACTGATGCAGCTGAAACCAGTGAGTGGGAAGCAAAGGGTTCACCTCTCAAAAGTTGGAACTCTTCAAGACGTTTTTTCATTATAGTCTCGTGGTAAAAATGTTCCAGGTTGTTCATGGGATCACCTTTGTTCTTCTTTGGGGGTTCATCTTGGTAATAAAGAGCCTTAAGGAAGGAGTGACCATCAGTTCCCTGAAATAAAGACTTCTCAATTTCCATTTCTCTTCGGGTCAGCTGTTTGCTCTTTGAAAACCTCTGTGGCAGGCAAAGGATGCGCTGGCGCTCTGAGATTCTTTAATATCTTCAAGCCGTTTCTGTATTGCTTCGGGAGTGGCCCTCAGCCTTGTCCTCTTTTCACCAGAAACATGGCTTTTCCAGATCAATATTTCAGTTTCAGTGAGCCCTAATTCCCTGAGAGAAGCAGTTTCCTGGTCTTTTTCATGTAGTGTCTGGAACTGGGACAAAGTCATTGTCCCAGCTGCTTCCTTCCCAAAGGCCTTGTACATAGTCCCAGGCGCAAAGCTCTTTTTCTTAGAGATACATTCTTCAATGGAGACAGAGGTATCGAGTTGATGTTGAAGGAGGCTCTTCAGCTGCCTCTCACCTTCTGTTTCCAGTTCCTCCAGGACATGTTCTTCATCCTTCACACAGCTATTTACCCTCTTCATGTTTCCGCAGGCCCCTATCACTAACTGAGAGAGTNNNNNNNNNNNNNNNNNNNNNNNNNNNNNNNNNNNNNNNNNNNNNNNNNNNNNNNNNNNNNNNNNNNNNNNNNNNNNNNNNNNNNNNNNNNNNNNNNNNNNNNNNNNNNNNNNNNNNNNNNNNNNNNNNNNNNNNNNNNNNNNNNNNNNNNNNNNNNNNNNNNNNNNNNNNNNNNNNNNNNNNNNNNNNNNNNNNNNNNNNNNNNNNNNNNNNNNNNNNNNNNNNNNNNNNNNNNNNNNNNNNNNNNNNNNNNNNNNNNNNNNNNNNNNNNNNNNNNNNNNNNNNNNNNNNNNNNNNNNNNNNNNNNNNNNNNNNNNNNNNNNNNNNNNNNNNNNNNNNNNNNNNNNNNNNNNNNNNNNNNNNNNNNNNNNNNNNNNNNNNNNNNNNNNNNNNNNNNNNNNNNNNNNNNNNNNNNNNNNNNNNNNNNNNNNNNNNNNNNNNNNNNNNNNNNNNNNNNNNNNNNNNNNNNNNNNNNNNNNNNNNNNNNNNNNNNNNNNNNNNNNNNNNNNNNNNNNNNNNNNNNNNNNNNNNNNNNNNNNNNNNNNNNNNNNNNNNNNNNNNNNNNNNNNNNNNNNNNNNNNNNNNNNNNNNNNNNNNNNNNNNNNNNNNNNNNNNNNNNNNNNNNNNNNNNNNNNNNNNNNNNNNNNNNNNNNNNNNNNNNNNNNNNNNNNNNNNNNNNNNNNNNNNNNNNNNNNNNNNNNNNNNNNNNNNNNNNNNNNNNNNNNNNNNNNNNNNNNNNNNNNNNNNNNNNNNNNNNNNNNNNNNNNNNNNNNNNNNNNNNNNNNNNNNNNNNNNNNNNNNNNNNNNNNNNNNNNNNNNNNNNNNNNNNNNNNNNNNNNNNNNNNNNNNNNNNNNNNNNNNNNNNNNNNNNNNNNNNNNNNNNNNNNNNNNNNNNNNNNNNNNNNNNNNNNNNNNNNNNNNNNNNNNNNNNNNNNNNNNNNNNNNNNNNNNNNNNNNNNNNNNNNNNNNNNNNNNNNNNNNNNNNNNNNNNNNNNNNNNNNNNNNNNNNNNNNNNNNNNNNNNNNNNNNNNNNNNNNNNNNNNNNNNNNNNNNNNNNNNNNNNNNNNNNNNNNNNNNNNNNNNNNNNNNNNNNNNNNNNNNNNNNNNNNNNNNNNNNNNNNNNNNNNNNNNNNNNNNNNNNNNNNNNNNNNNNNNNNNNNNNNNNNNNNNNNNNNNNNNNNNNNNNNNNNNNNNNNNNNNNNNNNNNNNNNNNNNNNNNNNNNNNNNNNNNNNNNNNNNNNNNNNNNNNNNNNNNNNNNNNNNNNNNNNNNNNNNNNNNNNNNNNNNNNNNNNNNNNNNNNNNNNNNNNNNNNNNNNNNNNNNNNNNNNNNNNNNNNNNNNNNNNNNNNNNNNNNNNNNNNNNNNNNNNNNNNNNNNNNNNNNNNNNNNNNNNNNNNNNNNNNNNNNNNNNNNNNNNNNNNNNNNNNNNNNNNNNNNNNNNNNNNNNNNNNNNNNNNNNNNNNNNNNNNNNNNNNNNNNNNNNNNNNNNNNNNNNNNNNNNNNNNNNNNNNNNNNNNNNNNNNNNNNNNNNNNNNNNNNNNNNNNNNNNNNNNNNNNNNNNNNNNNNNNNNNNNNNNNNNNNNNNNNNNNNNNNNNNNNNNNNNNNNNNNNNNNNNNNNNNNNNNNNNNNNNNNNNNNNNNNNNNNNNNNNNNNNNNNNNNNNNNNNNNNNNNNNNNNNNNNNNNNNNNNNNNNNNNNNNNNNNNNNNNNNNNNNNNNNNNNNNNNNNNNNNNNNNNNNNNNNNNNNNNNNNNNNNNNNNNNNNNNNNNNNNNNNNNNNNNNNNNNNNNNNNNNNNNNNNNNNNNNNNNNNNNNNNNNNNNNNNNNNNNNNNNNNNNNNNNNNNNNNNNNNNNNNNNNNNNNNNNNNNNNNNNNNNNNNNNNNNNNNNNNNNNNNNNNNNNNNNNNNNNNNNNNNNNNNNNNNNNNNNNNNNNNNNNNNNNNNNNNNNNNNNNNNNNNNNNNNNNNNNNNNNNNNNNNNNNNNNNNNNNNNNNNNNNNNNNNNNNNNNNNNNNNNNNNNNNNNNNNNNNNNNNNNNNNNNNNNNNNNNNNNNNNNNNNNNNNNNNNNNNNNNNNNNNNNNNNNNNNNNNNNNNNNNNNNNNNNNNNNNNNNNNNNNNNNNNNNNNNNNNNNNNNNNNNNNNNNNNNNNNNNNNNNNNNNNNNNNNNNNNNNNNNNNNNNNNNNNNNNNNNNNNNNNNNNNNNNNNNNNNNNNNNNNNNNNNNNNNNNNNNNNNNNNNNNNNNNNNNNNNNNNNNNNNNNNNNNNNNNNNNNNNNNNNNNNNNNNNNNNNNNNNNNNNNNNNNNNNNNNNNNNNNNNNNNNNNNNNNNNNNNNNNNNNNNNNNNNNNNNNNNNNNNNNNNNNNNNNNNNNNNNNNNNNNNNNNNNNNNNNNNNNNNNNNNNNNNNNNNNNNNNNNNNNNNNNNNNNNNNNNNNNNNNNNNNNNNNNNNNNNNNNNNNNNNNNNNNNNNNNNNNNNNNNNNNNNNNNNNNNNNNNNNNNNNNNNNNNNNNNNNNNNNNNNNNNNNNNNNNNNNNNNNNNNNNNNNNNNNNNNNNNNNNNNNNNNNNNNNNNNNNNNNNNNNNNNNNNNNNNNNNNNNNNNNNNNNNNNNNNNNNNNNNNNNNNNNNNNNNNNNNNNNNNNNNNNNNNNNNNNNNNNNNNNNNNNNNNNNNNNNNNNNNNNNNNNNNNNNNNNNNNNNNNNNNNNNNNNNNNNNNNNNNNNNNNNNNNNNNNNNNNNNNNNNNNNNNNNNNNNNNNNNNNNNNNNNNNNNNNNNNNNNNNNNNNNNNNNNNNNNNNNNNNNNNNNNNNNNNNNNNNNNNNNNNNNNNNNNNNNNNNNNNNNNNNNNNNNNNNNNNNNNNNNNNNNNNNNNNNNNNNNNNNNNNNNNNNNNNNNNNNNNNNNNNNNNNNNNNNNNNNNNNNNNNNNNNNNNNNNNNNNNN
Encoded proteins:
- the Rbm41 gene encoding LOW QUALITY PROTEIN: RNA-binding protein 41 (The sequence of the model RefSeq protein was modified relative to this genomic sequence to represent the inferred CDS: inserted 1 base in 1 codon), whose protein sequence is MKRVNSCVKDEEHVLEELETEGERQLKSLLQHQLDTSVSIEECISKKKSFAPGTMYKAFGKEAAGTMTLSQFQTLHEKDQETASLRELGLTETEILIWKSHVSGEKRTRLRATPEAIQKRLEDIKEXSERQRILCLPQRFSKSKQLTRREMEIEKSLFQGTDGHSFLKALYYQDEPPKKNKGDPMNNLEHFYHETIMKKRLEEFQLLRGEPFASHSLVSAASVSGSGTAENPSLLQDKGKQAAQGKGPSLHVAKVIDFPTEQYWTGPKTLKQPIESIPEDEIQRNRLSEEEIRNIPMFSSYNPGEPNKVLYLKNLSPRVKERDLTSLFARFQEIKGPPIQFRMMNGRMRGQAFITFPNKDIAWQALHQINGYKLYGKILVIEFAKSKKLQSAVQHASLITSATDGRTEINGS